The Lodderomyces beijingensis strain CBS 14171 genome assembly, chromosome: 4 genome has a window encoding:
- a CDS encoding 60S ribosomal protein uL3: protein MSHRKYEAPRHGSLGFLPRKRAAKQRGRVKSFPKDVKSKPVALTAFLGYKAGMTTIVRDLDRPGSKMHKREVVEAATVVDTPPLVIVGVVGYVETPRGLRSLTTVWAEHLSEEIKRRFYKNWYKSKKKAFTKYSGKYASDAKQVETELARITKYASVVRVLAHTQIKKTPLSQKKAHLAEIQINGGSIEDKVNWAKEHFEKEVSVDSVFEQNEMIDVVAVTKGHGFEGVTHRWGTKKLPRKTHRGLRKVACIGAWHPANVNWTVARAGQNGYHHRTSINHKVYRVGKGGDESNGATEFDRTTKTINPMGGFVRYGLVNNDFVLLKGSIPGVKKRIVTLRKSLYTDTSRRALEQVNLKWIDTASRFGKGRFQTPAEKHAFLGTLKKDLEN, encoded by the coding sequence ATGTCTCACAGAAAATACGAAGCCCCAAGACACGGATCTCTTGGATTCTTACCACGTAAGAGAGCTGCTAagcaaagaggaagagTCAAGTCCTTCCCCAAGGATGTCAAATCCAAGCCAGTTGCCTTGACTGCCTTTTTAGGATACAAGGCTGGTATGACCACGATTGTCAGAGACTTGGACAGACCAGGTTCCAAGATGCACAAGAGGGAAGTTGTCGAAGCTGCCACTGTTGTCGACACTCCTCCATTGGTgattgttggtgttgttggttaCGTTGAGACACCAAGAGGCTTGAGATCGTTGACTACTGTCTGGGCCGAGCACTTGAGtgaagaaatcaagagAAGATTCTACAAGAACTGgtacaagagcaagaagaaggctTTCACCAAATACAGCGGTAAGTACGCTAGCGACGCTAAGCAAGTTGAGACTGAGTTGGCTAGAATCACCAAGTATGCTTCAGTTGTCAGAGTGCTTGCTCACActcaaatcaaaaagaccCCCTTGAGCCAAAAGAAGGCCCACTTGGCTGAAATCCAAATCAACGGTGGTTCAATTGAAGACAAGGTCAACTGGGCTAAGgaacattttgaaaaggaagTTTCCGTTGACTCTGTCTTTGAACAAAATGAAATGATTGACGTTGTTGCCGTCACCAAAGGTCACGGTTTCGAAGGTGTCACCCACAGATGGGGAACCAAGAAGCTTCCAAGAAAGACCCACAGAGGTTTGAGAAAAGTTGCTTGTATTGGTGCTTGGCATCCAGCCAACGTTAACTGGACCGTTGCTCGTGCCGGTCAAAACGGTTACCACCACAGAACCTCCATCAACCACAAGGTTTACCGTGTCGGTAAAGGTGGCGATGAGTCCAACGGTGCTACCGAGTTTGACAGAACCACCAAGACCATCAACCCAATGGGTGGATTTGTCAGATATGGTTTGGTCAACAATGActttgtcttgttgaagGGTTCTATCCCAGGTGTCAAGAAGAGAATTGTTACTTTGAGAAAGTCCTTGTACACTGACACTTCTAGAAGAGCTTTGGAACAAGTCAACTTGAAATGGATTGACACTGCTTCCAGATTCGGTAAGGGTAGATTCCAGACCCCAGCTGAAAAGCACGCTTTCTTGGGTACTTTGAAGAAGGACTTGGAAAACTAA